One genomic region from Candidatus Zixiibacteriota bacterium encodes:
- the mutS gene encoding DNA mismatch repair protein MutS, with the protein MNKPSDKSSASTPLMRQYYAVKEKHPDKILFFRMGDFYEMFGDDAVKAAPILGIALTSRSHGAAESIPLAGVPYHAADRYLAKLLSSGQKVVVVEQVEDPRTAKGIVKREIVEILTPGTATFETEGFKQRPQCLVAVCENKRGLLGLAALDMTTGTFTIHEGEFGDAVERLKVLDPSEIIFPCDVEREEFQQRLGLTNGASMLTEFGEWNFDFKTAERDLNEHFGTATLEGFGVADQRLGVSAAGAILRYLKENHREHLSHIDKISGFDDSERMALDFSTVRNLELVENIARATQENSLLSVIDRCQTAAGTRRLRAALLRPFKTKQKIDLRLGGVSELVKNREMAFQIRRHTRLLTDIEMLAGRLGLGKLNPRQMKSVKEGLLISKVIRELLTRAESVHLGTLGGAIPDNEEIIARIGSALSDDPPQVTNKGEIFRPGYSERLDALNDSIRDARQYIAGLQAKERERTGITNLRVGFNKVFGYYIEITRSNLDAVPDDYIRKQTLVNAERYITPELKEKEELILNAEEKIFRLEQELYQELMEYLNGHISDIKITGDILAEVDLVSALAELAVENGYCRPEIYEDTRLNIVSGRHPVIEAVLPPGTFVANDVSLSGDSLIHILTGPNMSGKSTYLRQIGLIVILAQVGSYVPAGAAEIGLVDRVFTRVGALDNLARGQSTFLVEMIETANILHNATDQSLVLLDEVGRGTSTFDGLSVAWAVVEHINEAIQARTVFATHYHELTGMAEIYEKVHNYQVAVKKWESKVIFLHQIIPGGCDDSYGIEVAKLAGLPKSALGRARQILKLLESGKFTQSELGKGIYKQKVQPTLFDARPSAIEQTIKDADLDHLTPIDALNLLRQLKDDME; encoded by the coding sequence ATGAACAAACCCTCCGATAAATCATCAGCTTCAACCCCCTTGATGCGTCAGTACTATGCCGTAAAGGAGAAGCATCCTGACAAGATTCTTTTCTTCCGGATGGGCGATTTTTATGAAATGTTCGGTGATGACGCGGTGAAGGCGGCTCCCATTCTGGGTATTGCCCTTACCTCGCGATCTCACGGCGCGGCGGAGTCGATTCCACTGGCGGGGGTGCCGTATCACGCCGCCGACCGTTACCTGGCCAAACTGTTGTCTTCGGGCCAGAAGGTTGTCGTGGTGGAGCAGGTTGAAGATCCCAGGACCGCTAAGGGTATCGTGAAAAGGGAAATTGTCGAAATCCTGACGCCTGGTACGGCCACTTTCGAGACTGAGGGGTTCAAACAACGGCCTCAATGTCTGGTGGCGGTGTGTGAAAATAAACGCGGCCTGCTCGGGCTGGCTGCCCTCGATATGACGACGGGCACATTCACCATACACGAAGGGGAATTCGGCGATGCGGTCGAGCGCCTCAAAGTGCTTGATCCATCGGAGATTATCTTTCCCTGCGATGTAGAAAGGGAGGAGTTTCAGCAACGGCTGGGGTTGACCAACGGTGCCTCGATGCTGACGGAGTTCGGCGAATGGAACTTTGACTTCAAAACCGCTGAACGTGACCTCAACGAGCATTTCGGAACCGCCACACTGGAGGGGTTCGGTGTCGCCGACCAGCGGCTGGGTGTATCGGCGGCAGGAGCGATACTCAGGTATCTTAAAGAGAACCACCGGGAGCATCTTTCTCACATCGATAAAATCTCCGGCTTTGATGACAGCGAGCGGATGGCTCTTGACTTCTCCACCGTTCGCAATCTCGAGCTGGTAGAAAATATTGCCCGGGCGACTCAAGAAAACAGCCTGCTGTCGGTAATTGATCGCTGTCAGACGGCTGCCGGCACACGGCGCCTCCGGGCGGCTCTTCTCAGGCCGTTTAAGACTAAACAGAAAATCGATCTCCGACTGGGCGGGGTTTCCGAGCTGGTCAAAAACAGGGAGATGGCGTTTCAGATACGCAGGCACACCCGCCTTCTGACGGATATCGAAATGCTGGCCGGTCGGCTGGGGCTGGGGAAATTAAATCCACGCCAGATGAAGAGCGTCAAAGAAGGTTTGCTTATAAGCAAGGTCATTCGTGAGTTGCTCACCAGAGCGGAAAGCGTTCATCTTGGAACGCTCGGTGGGGCGATTCCTGACAACGAGGAAATCATCGCCAGGATCGGCAGCGCGCTCAGCGACGATCCCCCTCAGGTTACCAACAAGGGTGAAATCTTCAGGCCGGGATACTCCGAACGTCTCGACGCCTTGAACGATTCGATCCGGGACGCCCGGCAGTATATCGCCGGCCTTCAGGCCAAAGAGCGCGAGCGAACCGGCATCACCAATCTGAGAGTCGGCTTCAACAAGGTGTTTGGTTATTATATCGAGATTACCCGGTCGAATCTGGACGCGGTACCCGATGACTACATTCGCAAGCAGACACTGGTGAACGCCGAGCGCTACATTACGCCGGAACTCAAAGAAAAGGAAGAACTGATTCTCAATGCGGAAGAGAAAATATTCCGTCTCGAACAGGAACTCTATCAGGAATTGATGGAGTATCTTAACGGTCATATCAGCGATATAAAGATTACCGGGGATATTCTTGCCGAGGTGGACCTGGTGTCAGCACTGGCGGAACTCGCCGTTGAGAACGGGTATTGCAGACCGGAGATTTACGAAGACACACGACTTAATATTGTCAGCGGGCGCCACCCGGTGATCGAGGCGGTATTGCCACCCGGTACCTTTGTGGCCAATGACGTGAGTTTGTCCGGGGATTCGCTTATACACATTCTTACGGGTCCCAACATGTCGGGTAAATCCACGTATCTTCGTCAAATAGGGCTGATTGTCATACTGGCTCAGGTAGGTTCATATGTGCCTGCCGGCGCCGCTGAGATTGGCCTGGTGGATAGGGTCTTTACGCGCGTGGGGGCGCTGGACAATCTTGCGCGCGGTCAGTCTACCTTCCTGGTGGAGATGATAGAGACAGCCAATATTCTTCACAACGCCACCGATCAATCGCTGGTGTTGCTCGATGAAGTGGGCAGGGGAACCTCGACGTTTGACGGATTGTCCGTGGCCTGGGCGGTTGTGGAGCATATCAACGAAGCAATCCAGGCCCGTACCGTTTTTGCGACCCACTACCACGAGTTGACCGGTATGGCCGAGATTTACGAGAAAGTTCACAACTACCAGGTGGCGGTAAAGAAATGGGAAAGCAAAGTTATATTTCTGCACCAGATTATTCCCGGCGGATGTGATGATTCATACGGCATTGAAGTAGCCAAACTTGCGGGGCTGCCTAAATCCGCGCTCGGCAGGGCGCGCCAGATTCTGAAACTCCTGGAGTCGGGTAAGTTCACTCAGAGTGAACTCGGCAAGGGAATCTATAAACAGAAAGTACAGCCCACGTTGTTTGACGCCAGACCATCGGCCATCGAGCAAACGATTAAAGACGCCGACCTTGACCATCTTACTCCCATTGACGCTCTCAATCTGCTGCGGCAACTCAAAGACGATATGGAGTGA
- a CDS encoding SPOR domain-containing protein produces MKKLSFILSVIVLLPLHVSRADNIFSLIRDGKLDEAADSLSDVTTASTRDGNRLFYRSLLEGDADQSARLMEAALRSSVAPIYRQEIYYRLALYHLLKEDYTRLSELVSEYRTHWENGKYRAEMQRLSILIDERHANYDAAIKQSDRYLLEYSSGEANHWGMVDKARIMRRFDKDVGAHNMLRKLSREKSGPGVAVALYMLAEEAIRQKHTDDAVFYYNLLREAYPAAIGLDALMEKMENLTYSGDNRAEKLTGTFYSVQVGVFSVKDNAEKQADMFKQYNQKVEIRQKNVSDVKYHVVYVGRFTDYEEARRFKTMLESNHKEAYQVVAR; encoded by the coding sequence ATGAAAAAGCTGTCCTTCATCCTGTCCGTGATTGTGCTATTGCCGCTTCACGTTTCCCGGGCTGACAATATCTTTTCTTTGATTCGAGATGGTAAACTCGATGAGGCGGCGGACTCGCTCTCCGATGTTACCACGGCATCGACCCGTGACGGCAACAGGCTCTTTTATCGTAGCCTGCTTGAGGGCGATGCTGACCAGTCGGCCCGACTTATGGAGGCGGCGCTCAGAAGCTCCGTGGCGCCGATTTACCGTCAGGAAATCTATTACCGTCTGGCTCTCTATCATTTGCTGAAAGAAGACTATACGCGGTTGAGTGAGCTGGTAAGTGAGTACCGGACGCACTGGGAGAACGGCAAGTATCGGGCGGAAATGCAGCGTCTTTCCATACTTATCGATGAACGGCACGCCAATTACGACGCCGCCATCAAGCAGTCGGACCGATATCTGCTCGAGTACAGCTCGGGCGAAGCTAATCACTGGGGTATGGTCGACAAAGCAAGAATAATGCGTCGCTTTGACAAGGATGTCGGCGCGCACAATATGTTGCGCAAGTTGTCGCGGGAAAAGTCGGGACCGGGTGTCGCGGTGGCTTTGTACATGCTGGCCGAGGAAGCCATTCGCCAAAAGCATACCGATGACGCTGTCTTTTACTATAATCTTCTGCGTGAAGCTTATCCGGCTGCCATAGGTCTTGACGCTCTGATGGAGAAGATGGAGAACCTGACCTACTCCGGAGATAATCGCGCCGAAAAACTGACCGGCACATTTTATTCCGTTCAGGTCGGCGTTTTTTCGGTAAAGGATAACGCGGAAAAACAGGCCGATATGTTCAAACAGTACAACCAGAAAGTAGAGATCAGGCAAAAGAACGTATCGGACGTCAAATATCACGTTGTGTATGTGGGCCGTTTTACCGATTATGAAGAGGCCCGTAGATTCAAAACGATGCTGGAGTCAAACCATAAGGAAGCATACCAGGTCGTTGCTCGATGA